The following nucleotide sequence is from Halomonas chromatireducens.
CTTCGGGGCACGAGGCCGACTCTCACGGCCGGAGGGTTGAGGCGGGCGGGACGCTGTGAGCCGACCGTTACGACGATCGTGAAAGGAGGAGGACATGGCGAGGGTTCCGCAGGAGTGTGCGGGCATTATGGCAAAAAAAGGCGGCGCCGGGTTGCCCGGGCCGCCAATAGAGAACTCCACGGTTTCAGGCCTCGCGCTTGCCATCCACCAGCCGCGACACGCCCCAGGGGTTGCCGTCCTTGAGCGGCTCCGGCAGCAGGCCCCCCGGCAGCGCCTGGTAGCACACCGGGCGCAAGAAGCGGAAGATCGCCGCACTGCCCACCGAGGTGGTGCGGGAGTCCGAGGTGGCCGGGTAGGGGCCGCCGTGGACCATGGCATGGCACACCTCCACGCCAGTGGGCCAGCCGTTAGCCAGAATCCGCCCCGCCTTGCGCTCGAGAATGGGTAGCAGGGCTTTCGCCGCAGCGAGATCGCGGATTTTTTAGTTACACAATAAAAAGAAACGCATTAAAACGGTTTCCAGTGAGATCATCTCTTTCTCTTGAAAGCCAGAATGGGGGATGTCTTTTAAGAAAAAAAAGCCCTCTATTGGAGCTCAAAATTCCGCATGGTGATGAGACGATTTTATCTAAAAGACAATCTAATTTACTTAACAAAAAAGGCTATCTTGTACCTAAAAAAGAAGAGGTGGTTAAGCGCCAGTCGCAATACCTTGAAATTTATGAAAAGTTAAAAGTGGTGATGAAGGATAAGTTTGACAAGCCTGTTTTTCTTATGTATGGAACTTTGCTTGGCCATCATAGGAATGGGGACTTTATAGAAGGTGATGATGATTTTGATGTGGGATATTGGTCAGACTGTACGGATGTTAATTCTGTAAAAAAGGAGACTAAAGAGTTAGTCCTCGATCTTGTGCTCTTGGGGTTTAACTGTAGCTTTAATAGAAAAGGTCGGCTCTTCCGCATTGCTTTACCCGAAAGCCCGCCCGGGGTCCATCTGGACATTCGCCCCGTGTGGTATGAGGATGGACATGTTTGGGCGCATCGCCAAGCCAAACTTCCACTTTGTAGAGAGGACTTCTTGCCGGTAAAAGAAGAGTTGTTGAGGGGTAAGATGGTTTTTACCCCAAATAATACAGAGGTATTTTTAGCGTCCTATTATGGGAAAGGCTGGAAAGTCCCTGATCCCTCATACTCTAATGAAGCGATTCCTGATGAGGTGAAAAAGTTTCTAAACAAGACCAACATAAGTCCAGCCGAGTATCGGGAGATGTGTGAGGAAATAGCGCAACGCAGTAGCGATTACCCCAATCCTGGTAGATTTATTGCAATCGGCTTGCTTGATCTTTATTCCGAAGATGTTCCGAGTCTGGATCTAGAGTAGGTCATATTTGATGATGGCAGGTGGTCTTATCCTTAGTTTAGCCTCACGATTGTGGCGAAGGTTTTATCAGCGTGATAATGATGGCTGGGTTAAAAAGCAAGCACTGCTTGCTGGCCGATATGAAAAAATAAGAGAGAGATTAGTATTAAACATTGCTGATGGAAAAAAAATCAGGGTGTTGTTTCTGGTAAGAGAGAACCAGAAATGGGGCGCTCAGTCCCTTTATGAAGAACTTGAAAAAGATATAGCGTTTGAGCCTGTAGTCGTCGTGGCGCCTTTGAAACAGCTAGGCCGCTCTGTCGGGAAAACACAGTTGCTTCAACTGGGCGAGAATTATTCTTTTTTTAAGAATAAAAATATGAATGTAGAGCTTGGTTATGACCAGGGCCGGAAATGTTTTATTCCATTGAAAACCTTTTTTCCTGATGTCGTTTTCTATGATCAACCGTATGGCTTATCGTATTCTCATCGTATTGAAGTGGTGTCGCGTTATGCTTTGACATGTTATATCCCTTACGGCTATGGGCTCTATTTGGCTAGAGAGTCAGGGCAGTTATCGTCCAACTTTTTCCCATTGATATGGCGTGTTTATCTCGAGAGTAGAGGGCTGCTTAATGGCTGGGATGATAGCCCAATTGTCGAGTATGGTAATTATATCTATCTAGGGTATCCAAAGATGGATGCCTTGTTGTCTCAGTTACCAAGGTCTAGACATGCTGGATCTAGGATGGGCGAATCAGTCTCTTCTGAGAAAGTTGTCGTGTTTGCACCTCATCACTCATTGGAGAGTGGGCATCATAACCAATACGCCACTTTTCCTTGGAGTGGGGAAGATGTTCTTGAGCTTGCCAGGGGTACACCGCAATTCAGGTGGGTTTTCAAACCTCATCCTCGCTTGAAATATACATTGGTAAAATCTGGCACCATGAAAGCTGATGAAGTCGAAAAATACTATAAAAGCTGGAGGATGCTGCCAAATGCTGAAATTGTTGACGATGGCGACTATCTCGAAATTCTCAAGCATTCAGACGCCATGATTACGGACTGCGGTTCTTTCTTACTTGAATATCTAATTACAGGAAAACCCCTAATTCACCTTGTCAATTCAGACTCTCAAGGATATAGTTCCTTTGGGGAGGAAGTCGTAAGAAACTTTTATAAAGCCGTAGATGGAGAAAGTCTATCAGTCTTGTTTGAGAGGGTGGTAGTAAACGGCGATGACTTTCTCTATGAAGAGCGGATCAGGAATGTTTGTTTACCAAGCGGTGTGGCAGGGCGTGAGATAAAAGATGATCTCAAGCGTGCGATTCTTGCCGTATAACCAACTCGAATGCAGTACTGAATAAGGTGTGGTGATGTGGTTCTATAGGTTGTGCTGGCGCCAGTTCCATTGGTCTTCCTCGGTTCTAAAAAAGTTTATTTCTATAGTGCCGCTTCCGACTTTGGCGGTTATTTTACTTACTTTGCTGAGCCAAGGTGCGAAGCTATTAGCCTTTTTCTTGCCATTGAAGGTTATTATCTTGATTGGCTCGACCGGAATTCCGCGATATTTTCCTTCCTCATGGGCTGCCTATGAAAAAGAACCTCTGGTTCTGGCTCTGAGCGCTGCATCAATTTTCTTTTTTCTGATCCATTTTATATCAGAAAATATGGCTTCAAAAGTTTCTGAGGTTGGTTCAAGCCGTATCATAGCGCAGACGCGAAAACTACCAATTTTTACCAAGCAAAATGAACTTTCTTCTGAGGCCTATCACCGATTGTCCTCCAGTTTGGCAACCGTGGTTATGGCATTCTCCTTGCTGGTTGTTTTTGGCGCGATTTATCCGCGGTTCTTGATGGCCGTGGTCGGTTATTTTTTATTTATTACTTTGATCATTACTGTAGTTGTTATGACTTTTGATGGCGGAAAGGCTTTTATTGAAAATAAAAGCGAGGAATTTTCAGGCTTTATTTTTGGTGGGGGATTCCTCTTTGTCTTCTCGTTTATGGTTATGGATTTTTTGCTAGGCGATGGTCCGGGGTTCATGCAGGCTATTATTTGTTTGCTTCTATCCAGGCAATTGTTTAACAAAAGTCAGCGACTGGTCAAGGATGCATGCTGGTTGAATGAAAAAAAGCTGCAAATAAATGCGATTTTTTTCTCGCGTCATAAGTTTTTCAGAAGTGTTGAAGAAAGAGGTAATAAAAAACATCAGGATCTTCTTCGGCTGCCAGAGCGCCCCGATATTCTTCTTCATATGCTTAAAAAGTGTAGCCCCGACATTGTGGGCGATGAGTCCTCCGTGCTTTGCAGTTGGCAACAGAGCGGCATTAAAAATATTCATTTATTTTCTGTGAAATTGGCTTCCCAAGCTTCAATTTCGAGATCTTATTACCTGAAAATCTATGATAGTCGGCTAAAGAAGCAGGCGGCTCATGAGATGGAGTTGTTGACCTGCTGCTATGATAATAAGCTGCCCGCGCTTTCGCTCGCGGGAGAGTGTCAGTGGGAGGGGTATAGTGTTCATTTATTTCATGGTTCTGGTGCGGAGGCTGTCTCAAGGCAGGATTTTAACAGGCTGGCGTTAGATCGGGTGACTACTTACTGGTCGATCAGCCTTCCAAAAAAATTAATTTCGAGATATCGCAAGGCGCACCCTTTGCTTCCTCAGAGGCTTGACAGTTCAACTATAAAGTGGCTGTCTATAGTTTTCAATAATACAGAGCATGCAGAGAGTGTTGCACTCCTTGGCAGTCTTCTGGAGGAAATCAAGGAGTCCCTATCTTCGCTCCCCGTCGTATTGATCAATCCAGGCGTTTGCCCGGAAATGGTGTTTCTGAAAGCCGACGATAACTTTGAAGTCGGGCATTGGGGGCGGTGGCAGCTGGAACCAGTCGGTGCGGGGTTCGGCATAAGAAAAGGGTGGATTAAGGATTTGCGCTATGTATTCGATAGAGCATGTGAGCATAGAAGTGATTTTTATCCTTCAATGTTCCCTTTGGTCAGACTCAGTGCTTACTGCCATTTGTTCGAACAACAGTTCAATCAGCAGCGTTATGCAGATGCGGTTGCCTTGATACCCGAGATGATTGCCTGTTTGCCTTCTCAGCAGAGTCTATCAGCGTGACTTCGCTGTCCTACATTTTCCGAGACCTTTTGGTGTATCTGTGAGAGTCCTTCTGGTTGCGTCTTTCGGGGGGCACTGGGTGCAGCTGCAGCGCTTGGCCACGCTGCTGGAAGTGGAGGAGCAGGTGTTCGTCTCCACGGCCGGGAAGCAGAATGGTGGAGCGGCCTATTATCTCGATGATTTTAGTGTGCTTGAGCTCTGGCGGGGCGTGCGTCAACTGCCCAGGGCTTTCGGTATCGTGCGTCGTAGCCGGCCAGACCTGATCATCAGCACCGGCGCTGCGCCCGGATTGCTGGTACTCTTCGCCGGCTTCCTGCTGGGCAAAAAGACCCTGTGGGTGGACAGTATCGCCAATTGCCGTCGGTTGTCGCTCTCGGGGCGCGTGGCCAAGCTGTTTGCCAGCCAGGTGCTAACCCAGTGGCCGGAGCTGGCCACGGGGCGCGTGCGCTACCTGGGGAGGCTGCTATGAGGGTGCTGTTTGCTGCGGGTACCCAGTTTTCCTTTCCGCGGTTGGACGAGGCGGTGCTGAGCGTGGCTCGCCAGCGGCCAGCGTGGAAGCTGGTCTACCAGGCCGGGCCAGGGGCGTCGCTCCAGCGCTTCGCGTCGTTGGCAAACCTGGATGCGCAAGCATTATTCAGCGCTAGTGAGTTCATCTCAATATTCGATAATGCTGATTTGGTAGTGACGCACGCCGGAATGGGCAATATCATGGCGTGCCTGGAGCAGGGCAAGCCATTTCTGATGCTGCCGAGGCTTGCGCGGCTGGGGGAGCATCGCAATGACCATCAGGTGGATACCGCCGAGGCCATCTCGCGTATCTATGGCGTACCGTTTTTTCAAGACGTCGAACCGTTGGTCGAGGCCGTGCTTGATGGGCCGGCAGCCCTGGCTCCGCCCGCTGCGCCGGCCCAACGCATTCACGATGAGCGTCAGGCCTTTGGCAAGCAGCTAAAAGCACTGATTCAGCAACTGTAAGGATCGTCGTAGAACTGATGAGTAAAAGCACCTTCGGTTTTGCCGACCGATACCCTGCCCAGTTGATCGTTCCTTTCGTTGATTTCATGGCCATCGTGGGCGGTGGCCTGCTGGCCTATTGGCTTCGTTTCGGTAGCTTTGACTTGCATGAACGGTATTGGCTTGCCATTGCCATCATGTGTTTGCTTGTTATTCTGCTCAATACCGTTCAAGGCGGCTACGAGCGTTGGCGTATCAGCCGCATCTCGTCACTGCTTGGCAAACTTTGTCTGGTCTGGCTGACGGTGGCGATCATAGCTGCGTCGCTGATCTTTTTTGCCCATGCTGCCGAGCGGTTCTCACGGCTCTGGATCGGCTTCACCCTGGTTATCTCCTTTTTGGTCTCTGGCGGCAGCCGTGTGCTGGCACAGGTGCTGCTACGTAGTGCTCGGCGGCGCGGATGGTCGCAGCGTCCTGTCTTCTTGGTAGGGCCTGGCGAGCAGATCCTTCGCGTGGCCGCTGGCATGCGCAACTCGCCCGCCGAAGGGTATGCGCTGGCAGGTATCGAGCGCATGTCGGCGCCTCCCGAAGCTGGTTGTTTGAAACGGTTGGCGCGCCGCGTGGAAGAGTCGGGGGCGCGAGAAGTGTGGATCTGCGTCCCGCTCGAGATGGGAGGGGTAGTGCGTACGATTTTCTACGCGCTGCGCTACCATACCGCCGAGGTCCGCTTCGTTCCTGACTTCAAGGATATGCATTTGCTCAATCATCGCATGAGTCAAGTAGCAGGGCAGTTGTCCATTGATCTTAGCGTGACCCCCATTGATGGGGTGGCGCGCATCGTCAAACGCCTTGAGGACCTGGTTCTCGGCTCGTTTTTTTCGTTACTGGCATTGCCGATCTGCTTGATCATTGCGGTTGCCATCAAGGCCACGTCACCTGGACCGGTGCTGTTCAAGCAGTACCGTACTGGTGCCAACGGCAAATTGTTCAAGGTGTACAAGTTCCGCTCCATGGCGGTACACCAGGAAGTGGGGGGATGTGTCACCCAGGCCAGGAAGGGCGACCCACGGGTAACTCGGCTGGGGGCCTTATTGCGCCGCACCTCACTTGATGAGCTACCGCAGTTCTACAATGTGCTGCAAGGGCGCATGGCTATCGTGGGGCCTCGGCCGCATGCATTGGCCCACAACGAGCATTACAAGGACCTGGTGGAATCCTACATGAAGCGTCACAAGGTCAAGCCCGGGATCACCGGCTGGGCCCAGG
It contains:
- a CDS encoding LicD family protein: MELKIPHGDETILSKRQSNLLNKKGYLVPKKEEVVKRQSQYLEIYEKLKVVMKDKFDKPVFLMYGTLLGHHRNGDFIEGDDDFDVGYWSDCTDVNSVKKETKELVLDLVLLGFNCSFNRKGRLFRIALPESPPGVHLDIRPVWYEDGHVWAHRQAKLPLCREDFLPVKEELLRGKMVFTPNNTEVFLASYYGKGWKVPDPSYSNEAIPDEVKKFLNKTNISPAEYREMCEEIAQRSSDYPNPGRFIAIGLLDLYSEDVPSLDLE
- a CDS encoding CDP-glycerol glycerophosphotransferase family protein → MMAGGLILSLASRLWRRFYQRDNDGWVKKQALLAGRYEKIRERLVLNIADGKKIRVLFLVRENQKWGAQSLYEELEKDIAFEPVVVVAPLKQLGRSVGKTQLLQLGENYSFFKNKNMNVELGYDQGRKCFIPLKTFFPDVVFYDQPYGLSYSHRIEVVSRYALTCYIPYGYGLYLARESGQLSSNFFPLIWRVYLESRGLLNGWDDSPIVEYGNYIYLGYPKMDALLSQLPRSRHAGSRMGESVSSEKVVVFAPHHSLESGHHNQYATFPWSGEDVLELARGTPQFRWVFKPHPRLKYTLVKSGTMKADEVEKYYKSWRMLPNAEIVDDGDYLEILKHSDAMITDCGSFLLEYLITGKPLIHLVNSDSQGYSSFGEEVVRNFYKAVDGESLSVLFERVVVNGDDFLYEERIRNVCLPSGVAGREIKDDLKRAILAV
- a CDS encoding oligosaccharide biosynthesis protein Alg14, whose product is MRVLLVASFGGHWVQLQRLATLLEVEEQVFVSTAGKQNGGAAYYLDDFSVLELWRGVRQLPRAFGIVRRSRPDLIISTGAAPGLLVLFAGFLLGKKTLWVDSIANCRRLSLSGRVAKLFASQVLTQWPELATGRVRYLGRLL
- a CDS encoding glycosyltransferase — its product is MLFAAGTQFSFPRLDEAVLSVARQRPAWKLVYQAGPGASLQRFASLANLDAQALFSASEFISIFDNADLVVTHAGMGNIMACLEQGKPFLMLPRLARLGEHRNDHQVDTAEAISRIYGVPFFQDVEPLVEAVLDGPAALAPPAAPAQRIHDERQAFGKQLKALIQQL
- a CDS encoding undecaprenyl-phosphate glucose phosphotransferase; the protein is MAIVGGGLLAYWLRFGSFDLHERYWLAIAIMCLLVILLNTVQGGYERWRISRISSLLGKLCLVWLTVAIIAASLIFFAHAAERFSRLWIGFTLVISFLVSGGSRVLAQVLLRSARRRGWSQRPVFLVGPGEQILRVAAGMRNSPAEGYALAGIERMSAPPEAGCLKRLARRVEESGAREVWICVPLEMGGVVRTIFYALRYHTAEVRFVPDFKDMHLLNHRMSQVAGQLSIDLSVTPIDGVARIVKRLEDLVLGSFFSLLALPICLIIAVAIKATSPGPVLFKQYRTGANGKLFKVYKFRSMAVHQEVGGCVTQARKGDPRVTRLGALLRRTSLDELPQFYNVLQGRMAIVGPRPHALAHNEHYKDLVESYMKRHKVKPGITGWAQVNGLRGETDTVDKMERRVQCDLWYIDNWSLWLDLRIIGLTIVKGFINPNAY